One segment of Castanea sativa cultivar Marrone di Chiusa Pesio chromosome 3, ASM4071231v1 DNA contains the following:
- the LOC142628903 gene encoding uncharacterized protein LOC142628903 has product MGLRLSKALGIKNLLIQSDSKLAIGQIREEYEAKEERMQKYLKLIKYLACGFDKLDFVQIPRSQNAAADEVAKIASSDEELTKSEILMEIQKHPSIEEVPVFSVQNIGGWMEPIISYLQDGHLPRDSAEAMKIKARAARFTILNDTLYKRGFSLPYLKCLDEEEAKRHGARQEVRQVPEVRECPEVATRKDDDDYLPVAIRTMRD; this is encoded by the exons ATGGGACTGAGACTTAGCAAAGCCCTCGGGATTAAGAACCTGCTTATTCAGAGTGACTCGAAGCTGGCAATAGGGCAGATCCGGGAAGAATATGAGGCGAAGGAAGAgaggatgcagaagtacctcaagctGATTAAATATTTAGCCTGTGGGTTCGATAAGTTGGATTTTGTTCAGATCCCGAGAAGCCAGAATGCGGCGGCAGACGAGGTCGCCAAAATTGCCTCGTCCGACGAAGAACTGACGAAAAGTGAAATTCTAATGGAGATTCAAAAACACCCCAGCATCGAGGAAGTCCCAGTATTCTCCGTCCAGAACATAGGTGGTTGGATGGAACCGATCATCTCATATCTCCAAGATGGGCATCTCCCTCGTGACTCAGCAGAAGCCATGAAGATTAAAGCAAGAGCGGCTAGGTTTACAATATTGAAcgataccttatacaaaagagggttTTCCCTGCCTTATCTGAAGTGCctcgacgaggaagaagccaa ACGCCAcggagctcgtcaagaggtgcgacaagtgccagaggttcgggaATGTCCAGAGGTTGCCACCAGAAAAGATGACGACGATTACCtccccgtggccattcgcacaatgagGGATTGA